One genomic segment of Aquipluma nitroreducens includes these proteins:
- the trxA gene encoding thioredoxin: protein MLEHLTKETFKEKVFNFDLNKEWKFEGKTPCMIDFYADWCGPCKMVAPVLEELQKEYGENLVIYKVNTEDERELSSLFGIQSIPSLLFVPVEGQPQMAMGALPKSTFEKAIADVLNVKKPEIN, encoded by the coding sequence ATGTTAGAACATTTAACAAAAGAGACTTTCAAAGAAAAGGTGTTTAACTTTGATCTCAATAAAGAATGGAAATTTGAAGGAAAAACTCCTTGTATGATTGATTTTTATGCCGATTGGTGCGGTCCATGTAAAATGGTTGCTCCAGTTTTGGAAGAACTTCAAAAAGAATATGGGGAAAACCTTGTGATCTATAAAGTGAATACCGAAGACGAACGAGAATTATCATCCTTGTTTGGTATCCAAAGTATTCCGTCATTATTGTTTGTTCCTGTCGAAGGACAGCCTCAAATGGCAATGGGAGCGTTACCCAAATCAACGTTTGAAAAGGCCATTGCCGATGTGTTGAACGTAAAGAAACCAGAAATCAATTAA
- a CDS encoding UDP-N-acetylmuramoyl-tripeptide--D-alanyl-D-alanine ligase, protein MEIANLYAIFRNHPTVTTDSRNIPANSIFFALKGDNFNGNAFANEAILKGAAYAVIDEPESATNDKMILVEDVLLSLQQLAQYHRNQLGLPILAITGTNGKTTTKELIAAVLSKKFRVNSTKGNLNNHIGVPLTLLSMSTETEFGVVEMGANHPGEIKILCEIANPDFGLITNIGKAHLEGFGSFEGVIKTKSEMYDFIRNNGGKCFVNADNSLLTKQANHIEQISYGKSTDYFMAGELASTDNYLVVKALFQKGWLYLKSKLIGDYNFENLLAAACVGKYFEVDPLLIQEAIAEYSPSNNRSQLIQKAKNTIIMDAYNANPTSMMAALTNFAGIRHENKCIILGDMLELGTVSAEEHQKITDFIEEQKFSEVYLIGPQFKNTIDRTQKKKFYQVELLSNYLKTQPIENKLILIKGSRGIHLEKILELLP, encoded by the coding sequence ATGGAAATCGCCAACTTATATGCAATCTTTAGGAATCACCCGACAGTAACTACTGATTCAAGAAACATACCGGCCAATAGCATCTTTTTCGCTTTGAAAGGTGACAATTTCAATGGTAATGCCTTTGCGAACGAAGCCATATTGAAAGGAGCAGCATATGCAGTAATTGATGAACCGGAATCTGCAACGAATGATAAAATGATACTTGTTGAGGATGTATTGCTTAGTCTTCAACAGCTTGCTCAATATCATCGGAACCAATTGGGATTACCAATTCTGGCGATTACAGGAACAAATGGCAAAACAACTACAAAAGAGCTGATCGCAGCGGTTCTCTCGAAAAAATTCAGGGTTAATTCCACTAAAGGTAACCTGAATAATCACATTGGTGTTCCTTTGACTTTACTTTCAATGAGTACAGAAACTGAATTCGGAGTGGTTGAAATGGGCGCCAATCATCCAGGAGAAATCAAAATTCTCTGCGAGATTGCCAATCCTGATTTTGGCCTAATCACTAATATTGGGAAAGCGCATCTGGAAGGTTTTGGCTCATTTGAAGGTGTCATAAAAACCAAGTCAGAAATGTATGATTTCATCAGAAATAATGGAGGCAAGTGCTTTGTGAATGCCGACAATTCTCTATTGACTAAACAGGCTAATCATATTGAACAAATAAGCTACGGAAAATCAACTGATTATTTCATGGCCGGAGAGCTTGCAAGTACCGACAACTATCTAGTCGTTAAAGCGCTTTTCCAAAAAGGTTGGCTTTATCTCAAATCGAAACTGATTGGTGATTATAATTTCGAAAACCTATTGGCAGCAGCCTGCGTCGGTAAATATTTTGAAGTTGACCCGTTGCTTATACAAGAAGCAATAGCAGAATATTCCCCGTCAAATAACCGCTCTCAGCTGATCCAAAAAGCGAAAAACACCATCATCATGGATGCATACAATGCGAATCCAACGAGCATGATGGCTGCCCTGACTAATTTCGCAGGCATCCGACATGAAAATAAATGCATCATTTTGGGCGATATGCTTGAACTGGGCACTGTTTCGGCAGAAGAGCACCAAAAAATTACAGATTTTATTGAGGAACAAAAATTTTCGGAAGTATATCTTATCGGCCCTCAATTTAAAAATACAATTGACCGGACACAAAAAAAGAAGTTCTATCAAGTCGAACTTCTTTCAAACTACCTAAAAACACAACCTATTGAAAATAAACTAATTCTTATTAAAGGTTCAAGAGGAATACACCTTGAGAAAATTCTTGAATTGCTACCTTAA
- a CDS encoding SUMF1/EgtB/PvdO family nonheme iron enzyme has translation MKFRSIILFGLATLMAGCGLIGKGKGGSGTSHATGWEFGDPKNGGFQSDDNYKQETGPGLVFIQGGTFTMGRVEQDVMYDWNNVPKRVTVASFYMDETEVSNLDYREYLFWLRRVYPSNPEKYGSALPDTLVWREELAFNEPYITNYLRHPAYGNYPVVGVSWKQADAYSKWRTDRVNEKILADKGVITIDNTQSGQNVFTTESYLAGLYQGTEGKKPLKDAAGTNRKVRWEDGLLLPNYRLPTEAEWEYAALGLVGNTEDELLTNRKLYPWNGTYLRDDNKKTRGRMMANFTRGRGDLMGMAGALNDNADITAPVTSYDPNDYGLYCMAGNVNEWVADVYRPLSSTDVAEFQPFRGNTFTKYRTDADGKLVRNEFGELVKDTIADYRNFKDGDYTSQVIEGDDWNTQKDKTKTNNMYIQSTKEGQFSSLISDKSRIYKGGSWKDRPYWLSPGARRYRPETESASDLGFRCAMTRVGSPDGF, from the coding sequence ATGAAATTTAGATCCATAATATTATTTGGTCTCGCCACATTAATGGCTGGATGCGGATTGATTGGAAAAGGTAAAGGTGGCTCTGGCACTTCTCATGCAACCGGATGGGAATTTGGAGATCCCAAAAATGGTGGTTTTCAGTCCGATGACAATTACAAACAAGAAACTGGTCCCGGATTGGTTTTCATTCAGGGCGGTACGTTTACAATGGGTCGTGTTGAACAAGACGTGATGTACGATTGGAATAATGTTCCAAAACGGGTTACTGTTGCCTCTTTTTATATGGATGAAACCGAAGTATCCAATCTCGACTATCGGGAATATTTATTTTGGCTGAGAAGAGTTTATCCTTCTAATCCTGAAAAATATGGATCTGCGCTTCCTGACACCTTAGTATGGAGAGAAGAATTAGCTTTTAACGAACCTTATATCACAAATTACCTGCGTCATCCGGCATACGGAAATTATCCAGTTGTAGGAGTCTCCTGGAAACAGGCCGATGCATACTCTAAATGGAGAACAGACCGTGTAAATGAAAAAATATTGGCCGATAAAGGCGTAATTACAATTGACAACACTCAGAGTGGTCAAAATGTATTTACTACTGAATCATATCTTGCTGGTTTATACCAAGGTACCGAAGGAAAAAAACCACTTAAAGATGCAGCTGGAACCAATCGAAAAGTTCGTTGGGAAGACGGCTTGCTGCTTCCGAACTATCGCCTCCCTACAGAAGCTGAATGGGAATATGCAGCACTTGGTTTAGTTGGAAATACAGAAGACGAACTTCTTACCAACAGGAAACTATATCCTTGGAATGGGACTTACCTACGCGACGATAATAAGAAAACCAGAGGTCGTATGATGGCTAACTTCACCCGTGGGCGAGGCGACTTAATGGGGATGGCTGGTGCCTTAAATGACAATGCCGACATTACAGCTCCTGTTACTTCATACGATCCTAACGATTACGGTCTTTACTGTATGGCCGGTAATGTGAATGAATGGGTGGCTGATGTATATCGTCCATTATCGTCTACTGATGTTGCAGAATTTCAACCTTTCCGCGGAAATACTTTCACGAAATACAGAACCGACGCAGATGGCAAATTGGTTCGTAATGAATTTGGTGAACTTGTAAAAGACACCATTGCTGATTACAGAAACTTCAAGGATGGAGATTATACTTCTCAGGTTATTGAAGGTGATGACTGGAATACACAAAAGGATAAAACAAAAACCAATAACATGTACATTCAGTCAACCAAAGAAGGTCAGTTCTCTTCTTTGATTTCAGATAAATCCAGAATTTATAAAGGAGGAAGCTGGAAAGACAGACCTTATTGGTTGAGCCCTGGTGCACGCAGATATCGTCCCGAAACAGAATCTGCAAGTGATTTAGGATTCCGTTGTGCAATGACACGAGTTGGAAGTCCTGACGGATTTTAG
- the porU gene encoding type IX secretion system sortase PorU, with translation MLRFLLFCGFLLVNFNSWSTDFHRKINWTQKSQNVDATQNSSLNFEGSIIIDQSRLPYWVESFDLTDPNIEILISDAIFEPISNLSIAFSDSIGSELIFKHEIGTSSGRSVVRLTVFPFVRRNRQLERLVEFTVSIKENPNHLKSASLAYQWKTASVLASGKWVKIKTKNKGIYKVTFDQLKSWGFSNPDQVSVYGNGGYMLPFLNKNIGFDDLNAYPIFKGKDNASKDCLFFYSTGSVRINEDAATGVLTHKQNYYSTETYFYLSDVGTSKIISKAAELTDNTTRTINSFSNYAFYEKDTVNLISSGSQWFGEKFNSGQSQTVSLTLDNPDLTKQAQFVISAVARSSASSSMNVSMNGSSKSTITFNALAVTDPTSDFANQQISSFSGLPPSKSLQIKLVYSASNSTSNAWLDYVSVNYQSLLNMNADVYLFRGKGAEESAQASEFVLSGASSTTRIFDITDINNTFEVPAVYLDGQLKFKSNSATTREYVAFNPGGTIPVPELVGTIANQNLHAADLSEMIIVANSALENAADSLAEFHRKTDGITVQVVTPDVIYNEFSGGLPDPSGLRNYFRKCYDLGKASGKNTLKYILLMGDGSYDNRNILGKNHNLLPTFQSDNSLSPTESFVTDDFFVFLDQDEGGSQGIVDLGIGRIPAGTLEIADAVVSKIKNYNQQKTMGNWRNVVTFIGDDEDYNTHMSQAENLAISVNKGYPGFFTDKIYLDAYTQISTSGGEKYPDVTAAINNRVKQGTLVMNYTGHANEKYLADEKVLDIPEINKWSNTNKLPIFVTATCEFSRFDADETSAGEEILFNPIGGGVGLFSTTRLVYSGANFVLNNKFFQYIFEKDQQGNNLRLGDVMQKAKAAANTGTNQLNFSLLADPAMRLANPNYQVKTISIDGKDVGTQTDTIRTLSVVTVKGYVADNSGAKLTSFNGEIIPTVYDKAMQVETLGNAGQTPMSYSVQNNVIYKGLASVKNGEFEFSFFVPKDISYKVDKGKILYYAYNETVDAQGYFDGFYVGGASSNTTSDSKGPGVELFLNSDSFKDGDLVSASSVLIANINDETGINTSGTGIGHDITAVLDDDYTNIMILNDYFQADKDKYTSGKIIFPLTNLAEGEHVLKLKVWDVLNNSSEVEIRFMVKDDFRIETLTCYPNPMQGQTNFIFTHNQPDESFDVRLEVFSSSGVQMDVFKTTVGSSGTESLPFSWTPADRSVKMIPGVYIYRLTVTTNDGKISSGSGRLVFIYR, from the coding sequence ATGCTAAGATTTTTACTTTTTTGTGGATTCCTTTTAGTTAATTTCAATAGCTGGTCAACTGATTTTCACCGGAAAATTAATTGGACTCAAAAATCACAAAATGTTGATGCAACTCAAAATTCATCTTTAAATTTTGAAGGCAGTATAATTATCGATCAGTCGCGATTGCCTTATTGGGTTGAAAGTTTTGATTTAACTGATCCGAATATTGAAATTTTGATAAGCGATGCAATTTTTGAACCTATTTCAAATTTATCGATTGCATTTAGTGATTCAATTGGAAGTGAATTGATTTTTAAGCATGAAATTGGCACAAGTTCGGGACGATCTGTGGTTCGTTTAACTGTTTTCCCTTTTGTCAGGAGAAATAGACAGCTTGAAAGATTGGTAGAATTTACAGTCTCGATCAAAGAAAATCCCAATCACCTAAAATCTGCCTCTTTGGCGTATCAGTGGAAAACTGCATCAGTCCTGGCATCAGGCAAATGGGTTAAAATCAAGACAAAAAATAAGGGTATTTATAAAGTTACATTCGATCAGCTTAAGTCATGGGGGTTTTCAAATCCAGATCAGGTTTCTGTTTATGGCAACGGTGGTTATATGTTGCCGTTTTTGAATAAAAATATTGGATTTGATGACTTGAATGCTTACCCGATTTTTAAGGGAAAGGACAATGCCAGTAAAGATTGTCTGTTTTTCTATTCGACTGGAAGTGTACGTATTAATGAAGATGCAGCAACAGGAGTCTTAACACATAAGCAAAATTACTATTCTACCGAAACATACTTTTATCTTTCTGATGTGGGAACGTCTAAGATTATTTCAAAAGCCGCTGAACTCACAGACAATACGACCAGGACAATTAATTCTTTTAGCAATTATGCTTTTTATGAAAAAGACACTGTTAATCTAATATCTTCGGGCAGTCAATGGTTTGGAGAGAAATTTAATTCAGGTCAATCTCAAACAGTTAGTTTGACACTCGATAATCCTGATTTGACAAAACAAGCTCAGTTTGTTATTTCTGCTGTTGCCCGATCATCAGCTTCAAGTTCTATGAATGTAAGTATGAATGGGTCCTCAAAGAGTACTATTACATTTAACGCACTTGCTGTGACTGATCCAACTTCTGATTTTGCCAATCAACAGATTTCTTCATTTTCAGGACTTCCCCCATCAAAAAGTCTTCAGATTAAGCTGGTGTATAGTGCATCAAATAGCACCTCAAACGCATGGCTTGACTATGTATCTGTTAATTATCAAAGTTTGCTGAATATGAATGCCGATGTTTATTTATTCCGGGGGAAAGGAGCAGAAGAGTCCGCTCAGGCTTCTGAGTTTGTTTTGAGCGGCGCTTCATCAACGACTAGGATATTTGACATAACCGATATTAACAATACGTTCGAGGTGCCTGCCGTTTATTTGGATGGCCAGCTTAAATTTAAATCAAATTCAGCTACGACCCGCGAATATGTGGCGTTTAATCCTGGCGGAACGATCCCTGTTCCTGAATTGGTTGGGACGATAGCCAATCAGAATTTACATGCTGCCGATCTTTCAGAAATGATTATTGTGGCAAATTCTGCATTAGAAAATGCTGCTGACTCATTGGCCGAGTTTCACCGTAAAACAGATGGAATAACTGTACAGGTTGTTACTCCTGATGTTATTTACAATGAATTTTCAGGTGGGCTTCCTGATCCATCAGGTCTCCGGAATTATTTCAGGAAGTGCTATGATCTTGGTAAAGCGAGTGGAAAAAATACACTGAAATACATTTTGCTGATGGGCGATGGATCGTATGACAACCGAAATATTCTGGGCAAAAATCACAACCTTCTTCCAACTTTTCAGTCGGACAATTCACTTTCGCCTACAGAATCGTTCGTTACCGATGATTTCTTTGTGTTTCTCGATCAGGATGAAGGAGGTTCCCAGGGAATCGTAGATCTTGGAATTGGTCGTATTCCGGCAGGTACATTGGAAATTGCTGATGCGGTAGTCAGTAAAATCAAAAATTACAACCAGCAGAAAACCATGGGAAATTGGCGGAATGTGGTTACTTTTATTGGCGACGATGAGGATTATAACACTCATATGAGCCAGGCTGAAAATTTAGCAATTTCCGTAAATAAAGGGTATCCCGGGTTTTTTACAGATAAAATCTATCTTGATGCGTATACGCAAATTTCGACTTCAGGAGGAGAGAAATATCCTGATGTAACTGCGGCTATTAATAATCGTGTAAAACAAGGTACATTGGTGATGAACTATACCGGGCATGCCAATGAAAAATATTTGGCAGATGAAAAAGTATTGGACATTCCCGAAATAAATAAATGGTCGAACACGAATAAGTTACCAATATTTGTAACTGCAACCTGCGAATTCAGTCGATTTGATGCCGATGAGACATCTGCTGGAGAAGAAATTCTGTTTAACCCTATTGGTGGTGGTGTTGGTCTTTTTTCGACCACTAGATTGGTTTACTCAGGGGCAAATTTTGTTCTGAACAACAAATTCTTTCAGTATATTTTTGAAAAAGATCAGCAGGGTAATAATTTGCGATTAGGTGATGTGATGCAGAAAGCAAAAGCGGCTGCCAATACAGGAACGAACCAATTAAATTTCTCCTTACTTGCCGATCCAGCGATGCGGTTGGCAAATCCCAATTATCAGGTAAAGACAATCAGTATTGACGGGAAAGATGTCGGTACACAAACTGATACCATTCGGACACTATCTGTCGTAACCGTTAAAGGCTACGTGGCCGATAATAGCGGGGCTAAACTAACTTCGTTTAATGGAGAAATAATTCCGACAGTATACGATAAAGCGATGCAGGTGGAGACGCTTGGAAATGCTGGGCAAACTCCAATGAGTTATTCGGTACAAAATAACGTTATCTATAAAGGTTTGGCCAGTGTTAAAAATGGGGAGTTTGAGTTTTCGTTTTTTGTTCCGAAAGATATTTCTTATAAAGTTGATAAGGGTAAAATACTCTATTATGCTTACAACGAAACTGTTGATGCACAAGGCTATTTTGATGGATTTTACGTTGGAGGAGCATCAAGTAATACCACATCTGACTCAAAAGGACCTGGTGTTGAATTGTTTCTTAATTCCGATTCGTTTAAAGACGGAGACCTGGTGAGCGCCAGTTCTGTTTTGATTGCAAATATTAACGATGAGACCGGAATCAATACTTCAGGAACAGGTATTGGACACGACATTACTGCGGTTCTCGATGATGATTATACCAACATCATGATCTTAAATGATTATTTTCAAGCTGATAAAGATAAATATACCAGCGGCAAGATTATTTTCCCACTCACGAACCTGGCTGAAGGCGAGCATGTTCTCAAACTGAAAGTCTGGGATGTACTAAATAATTCTTCGGAAGTGGAAATCAGGTTTATGGTGAAGGATGATTTTAGGATCGAAACCCTTACCTGCTACCCCAATCCGATGCAGGGTCAAACCAATTTTATTTTTACACATAATCAGCCTGATGAATCGTTTGATGTTCGCCTTGAAGTCTTTTCAAGTTCAGGTGTCCAGATGGATGTATTTAAAACAACAGTTGGCTCATCCGGAACTGAAAGTTTGCCATTTTCATGGACTCCGGCAGATCGGTCTGTAAAAATGATTCCAGGGGTCTATATTTATAGACTTACCGTAACAACCAACGATGGGAAGATTAGCAGTGGCTCAGGCCGGCTGGTTTTTATTTACCGTTAA
- the porV gene encoding type IX secretion system outer membrane channel protein PorV, with protein sequence MKKINLLLTAVLWVGMFLPHANAQTTSTTGANTISTGVPFLTIAPDSRAGAMGDAGVATSPDVNSQHWNPAKYAFAESEMGIALSYSPWLSNLVKDINLAYLVGYKRLDENQTMSGSLRYFTLGDIQFMDQYGYAQGNQSPNEFAVDLGYTRLLSENFSGAVALRYIRSDLTGGQEVNGVATHAGSAYAADVAFYYQNEIRMNRKNSTIAAGINISNIGSKISYTDGETKDFIPTNLRLGASYKTEMDRYNTIMFTFDANKLLVPTPEVATDDIVTGSTSSKSPIAGIFSSFSDAPGGMKEEFKEINFSVGAEYWYNKQFALRAGYFYEDASKGNRKFFTAGAGLKMNVFALDFSYLLPVAQNNPLANTLRFTLMFDLEAFNKQKR encoded by the coding sequence ATGAAGAAAATAAATCTACTTCTGACTGCTGTCCTTTGGGTTGGGATGTTTTTACCGCATGCAAATGCACAAACCACTTCAACTACCGGAGCAAATACAATTTCTACCGGCGTACCATTCTTAACTATTGCACCCGACTCAAGAGCCGGAGCGATGGGAGATGCTGGTGTTGCAACCTCACCCGATGTGAACTCACAACACTGGAATCCGGCAAAGTACGCGTTTGCAGAGAGTGAAATGGGAATTGCCTTGTCGTATTCTCCATGGCTGAGCAATCTGGTTAAAGACATCAATTTAGCCTACCTTGTGGGTTATAAACGTCTGGATGAGAATCAAACGATGAGTGGATCATTGCGCTATTTTACCTTAGGCGATATTCAATTTATGGATCAATATGGTTACGCACAAGGAAACCAAAGTCCAAACGAGTTTGCGGTCGATTTAGGTTATACCCGTCTCCTTTCCGAGAATTTTTCGGGAGCTGTTGCCCTTCGGTACATTCGTTCCGACCTCACTGGTGGACAGGAAGTAAATGGAGTTGCAACTCACGCAGGAAGTGCTTATGCTGCTGATGTGGCTTTCTATTATCAGAATGAAATCCGGATGAATCGTAAAAATTCGACAATTGCCGCCGGTATTAATATTTCGAACATTGGGAGTAAAATATCTTACACCGATGGAGAAACCAAAGATTTTATTCCTACAAACCTGAGGCTGGGAGCTTCCTACAAAACCGAAATGGATCGGTATAATACCATCATGTTCACTTTTGATGCCAATAAGTTGTTAGTGCCAACTCCTGAAGTTGCTACTGATGATATCGTTACAGGATCAACTTCTTCCAAGTCGCCAATAGCTGGTATTTTTAGTTCGTTTAGTGATGCACCGGGAGGCATGAAGGAAGAATTTAAAGAGATTAATTTTTCGGTCGGTGCCGAATATTGGTACAACAAACAATTTGCATTACGTGCCGGATATTTTTACGAAGATGCATCGAAAGGAAACCGGAAATTTTTCACAGCAGGAGCTGGCCTGAAAATGAATGTTTTTGCACTCGACTTTTCGTACCTATTGCCTGTAGCACAAAATAATCCATTGGCAAATACCCTTCGGTTTACCCTGATGTTCGATTTAGAGGCCTTCAACAAACAAAAGAGATAA
- the ispF gene encoding 2-C-methyl-D-erythritol 2,4-cyclodiphosphate synthase: MNFRIGYGYDVHRLAEGETLWLGGVLVPHSKGTVAHSDGDVLIHALCDAMLGAAKLGDIGRHFPDTSADFKNIDSKILLYRTNELIASKNYQVGNLDVTVAAQNPKLKTYIPEMEKTIAEILGIDIDAVSIKATTTENLGFEGREEGISVHAVVLLEKIIET, translated from the coding sequence ATGAATTTCCGGATTGGATACGGATACGATGTACACCGTTTAGCTGAGGGCGAAACCCTGTGGCTGGGCGGTGTTCTTGTTCCTCACAGTAAAGGAACTGTCGCTCATTCCGATGGTGATGTGTTGATTCATGCCCTTTGCGATGCCATGCTCGGTGCGGCAAAACTGGGTGATATTGGTCGCCATTTCCCTGATACTTCAGCCGACTTCAAGAACATTGACAGCAAAATATTGTTGTATCGAACCAATGAACTGATTGCTTCCAAAAACTATCAGGTAGGAAACCTTGATGTTACAGTTGCTGCGCAGAACCCAAAGTTAAAGACGTACATTCCTGAAATGGAAAAGACAATAGCCGAAATTTTGGGGATCGATATTGACGCTGTTTCAATCAAAGCGACAACAACTGAAAATCTGGGGTTTGAGGGTAGGGAAGAAGGAATTTCTGTTCATGCGGTTGTATTGTTGGAAAAAATAATTGAGACTTGA
- a CDS encoding type II toxin-antitoxin system RelE/ParE family toxin, giving the protein MVEIIWTDAAIHDLNDIGEYISNDSPKYAELTVSNLFNAPSILVHHPQAGKMVPEFASPLIRELISGNYRVVYRIVNYERIDILTVHNCSRLIGNTIDFGEDSLTT; this is encoded by the coding sequence ATGGTTGAAATAATCTGGACTGATGCTGCAATTCATGATTTGAATGATATTGGCGAATACATCAGTAATGATTCGCCAAAGTATGCTGAATTAACAGTGTCCAATTTGTTCAATGCTCCTTCAATTTTAGTACATCATCCTCAGGCTGGGAAAATGGTTCCTGAATTTGCCTCACCTTTAATTCGGGAGTTAATTTCCGGAAACTATCGAGTCGTCTATCGAATTGTGAATTATGAGAGAATAGATATTTTGACAGTTCATAATTGCTCTCGATTAATTGGGAATACAATTGATTTTGGTGAGGATAGCCTCACTACATAA
- a CDS encoding CoA-binding protein, with product MKKTLVIGASENPDRYSNKAIKALVSHQHEVVAIGLRAGEVAGVAFNSEKKAFDGIDTVTLYVGSQNQPEYYSYILNLKPKRVIFNPGTENPEFIAKLESAGIYPEIACTLVLLATDQYE from the coding sequence ATGAAAAAAACTTTGGTAATTGGGGCAAGTGAAAACCCCGATCGGTATTCAAACAAAGCCATTAAAGCTTTGGTGTCACATCAGCACGAGGTTGTAGCCATTGGTTTGCGGGCTGGCGAAGTCGCAGGTGTTGCATTTAATTCTGAAAAGAAAGCTTTTGACGGTATTGATACGGTTACTTTGTATGTTGGGTCACAAAACCAACCCGAATACTATTCTTACATCCTGAATTTAAAACCAAAGCGAGTCATATTCAACCCTGGAACTGAAAATCCTGAATTTATCGCGAAACTTGAATCAGCTGGTATTTATCCGGAAATTGCCTGTACACTTGTTTTATTAGCCACTGATCAATACGAGTAA
- a CDS encoding thioredoxin family protein has product MKTIQSIPEFDQILAENDAVLAYFSTETCSVCHVLKPKVIEMVSEAFPKMKMVFVESDKLPELAAQNRVFTAPTVVVFFAGRETIRKSRAFGVEELRSEIERPYSLMFE; this is encoded by the coding sequence ATGAAGACGATTCAATCAATACCCGAATTTGACCAGATTTTGGCTGAGAACGATGCTGTTTTAGCTTACTTTTCAACTGAGACTTGTTCTGTCTGCCACGTTTTAAAACCCAAAGTGATTGAAATGGTTTCAGAGGCATTCCCAAAAATGAAAATGGTTTTTGTTGAATCAGACAAACTTCCGGAGTTAGCTGCACAGAACAGGGTGTTTACTGCTCCAACGGTTGTTGTTTTCTTTGCTGGTCGCGAAACGATTCGCAAAAGCCGAGCCTTTGGAGTGGAAGAATTAAGATCTGAAATTGAACGTCCATATTCGTTGATGTTCGAATAA